CGTGCCACGCGAACCTCCTCTTACTTCTGACGCTGCTTGTGCCGCGGATTGCGCTTGCAGATCACGCGGATCACGCCTTTGCGACGCACGATCTTGCAGTGCTCGCAGATCTTCTTTACCGAGCTTCTGACTTTCATCGTGTCTCCGTC
The genomic region above belongs to Candidatus Eisenbacteria bacterium and contains:
- the rpmJ gene encoding 50S ribosomal protein L36; translated protein: MKVRSSVKKICEHCKIVRRKGVIRVICKRNPRHKQRQK